A segment of the bacterium genome:
AACCTTACACATGACTACATGATTACGGTAGTTGCATCGAGTATCATCTAGGCGACGAACTCTTATCTCCGTCTCATGAGAACATGTCATAAGAGCAGTAGAATCCATCCTACAATCATAAGAGCACCACAGATATCAAAATAAATACCTGCTCGAATCATTTCTCTTAAAGGGATTTTTTGAGTTGAAAAAACAATTGCATTTGGAGGCGTTGAGACAGGAAGCATGAATCCAAAGCTAGCGCCGAATGATGCTGCCATGAGAATAAGCATGGTGGTCATACCCGAGAACTCATTTTGCATCAGAGTGGCGAGAATTACAGGGTATACGACAGAGGCTGACGCCGTATTTGAAGCAAATTCAGAAAGAAGAATAGAAAGAAAAACAGATATACAAACAGTAAATGCGAGTCCAGCACCGACCGGTAACACAACATTTCCAACCTCTAATGCAAAGCCAGAATGATCGAGTAATGTTCCAAGAGATATTCCACCACCGAAAAGGAGGATGGTACCCCAATCAATATCTTGCGCATCACTCCAAGCGAGGTTTGTTCCTCCATCTGGGGTCGGAAGCAGAAAAAGTATAACTGCGGCAAGAATACCAACGACACTCAGAGAAAAGGGGGCAAAGAAGCTCGTTAACCAATGCTCTTTACCAAGACCACTATCAAGTAGTCCCGGTAGAGTCCAAAATAATACAGCGAGGAGAAAAACAACGGCGACCTGTAGTTCTTCGCCTCGAATACGGCCTCGCTTTTCCCACTCTTGCCTGAAGTGAGCTCGCACTCCTTGTAACTCAAGTTCACAAACTGGAAACAATCGACCAAGGAGCAAATGAAGAAGAAGGATCATAAAGAGGGACACTGGAAGCCCCACTTTCAGCCATTCAAAAAAATTGACGTATAGACCTTGCTTTTCTAAAAACTCAATGGCGAGAAGGTTGGGAGGAGTACCGATGGGAGTTGCAAGCCCGCCCATAGTAGAGGCAAAGGCACACGAGAGCAGTATGCGTATGGTAAAAGAGCGTTGCTCTTTCGCTGACGGAAAGTACGGCTCTAAAACCTGAATAATACCGAGACATATCGGTGTTAACATGACACAGGTTGCTGTGTTTGAAATCCACATACTGAGAAACCATGCTATTGCACTGACTACGACCAAAAGGCTGCCCGAAGAACGGGTAGCGAATTGCCGGGTAAACATCCAACATGCCATTCGGTGATCCCAGCCATGCTTTTGCATTGCTTTTCCGAGTAAGAAGCACCCAATAAAGAGAAAAAGAATGTCACTTCCAAACGATGAAAATGCAGATTTCGGCGGCATAAGCCCATAAAGGGCTATTAAGACCGGGACCAACAGACCCGTTACTGGAAGTGGTAGTACCTCTGTAAACCAGAGCAAGATGACACTAACGAAAAGAGCGAGCACACAGGCGAATTGATAATCAGATTGACTCGCGACGAGAGCCGGAAGAAGAAGGAACAGCACTGGAAGCAACATACGTTTCACATCTGACCAGCCCATAATGGCGTATCCTCCATGAAACTTCACTTGACTCTAACGCAAGGCGATCAACTCCTACACTGAGTTGGCTCCAATTCCCCTTTACTTACCTGCCTTGCTAGCGATCTCTGATAACTTCTCGATTGGCAGCTCTAAAAGCTGCCAATCATATGACTCTATAGCAGCAGTCAGGTGACTATAAAAATAGTCTCCTAGAATGGGATATCATCATCATCAAACGAGACATCACTCCCCGAAAGGCTATCTGCCGAGGGAAGAGAGCTGAGTGCACTTTCATTGCTATCAGTAGGGCGGGAGTATCCTCCATCACTCTCGCTGCCTGCACCATCTCTTCCTCCAAGGAACTGAACCGTATTGGCTATTATCTCCGTGGTCCACCGATCCTTTCCTTCTTTATCCTGCCACTTACGGGTCTGAATCCGCCCTTCGATATAGACTTCGCGCCCCTTTTTGAGAAAGTTAGAACAATTCTCCGCAGTTTTTCCAAACGTTACAATGTTGTGCCACTCGGTCTGCTCCAACCAATTTCCACTTTGGGGATCTTTTCGCCTCTCACTGGTCGCAAGGCTGAAATTAGCGACTGGAGTTTGAGACTGGGTATACCGAATCTCAGGGTCTTTCCCTAACCGTCCTACCAGAATAGCTTTATTCACTCCCATCCGTTCACTCCTCCAAAAGTAAAAATGTGCAATGTCTCGATAGCGTATTTGTATACCTTATTCATCGAAAAATGAAACGCGATGTTTCTTTCCCGTGAAAATACCGTTAATTTATAGAAAACCCAAAAATCTGCTTCCCAAGTCCTTCATCAGGAGAGGAAGTAAGTAATGGGTTTTATTGAGTTTTATTTGAGGAGCCGCTCATTGATCACTATTCGTATTACTGACATCCCCTCCCGAGGATTGGAGGTAGCTGACCACTTGCAGCTCACCGCACTCAATTCCCGCATGAATGAGGCTCCCGATAATGATGTCGAATTTCTATCAGCCCCTCGTTTTTCAATCCGTATAAAGCCAGAGCTCGCTGGTGCCGAGCTTCAAGGGACAATTAAAGCTCACTACAAGCAACCGTGCGGAAGGTGCCTCCAACCAATTGAACGCGAAATCTCCCAACAACTTTCTATAGTACTCAAAGAAAAATCAAAACGTCCTGGAATTGATCGAGCGACATCCTCCTCTGAATGGGATGATGATATCGGGATCGTATATTTCGATGGAGAGCAGATTGATCTTGAGGAGATTCTACAAGAAAGTCTCATCCTCTCAATAAATCCCTTTGAAAATGGACACTCGGATTGTCTAGGTATTCCCTCTTATGACGATAATAACCCGGATAGCATCTCAGACGTCAAACCGACATTCGGTGATCTCCTGAAAGACTTGCAGCCGAGCAAGAAGAAAGCAGGCGGCTAATCACCGAAATTTTTTTATTGTGACATCCGCATCTTTGGAATCACTCTTGGCAGATAAAAATACATCATGCTACACTGTCGAAATGTTACAACGAGTTTCAATTTTACTAATTCCTCTCCTTTTTGCGGTGTATACTATGACTTCAGAAGCTTCTCCGAATGATAATCCTCAGACTATTGAGCTCTCTGAATTCTCAGCAACTGCCTCTGGCTTGAAAATTAGAAAAGATGTAGAAGGCGCTGGCGAAGAGGCCAATGAGCGGGAGCAAGTACAGGTTCATTATACTGGGTGGCTCCTTAATCCAGGAAATAACGAGAGAGGAAACAAGTTTGACAGCTCTCGAGACCGTGGACAGCCCTTTTCCTTTGTCCTCGGCGTAGGTCAGGTCATACGAGGATGGGATGAAGGAGTTGCTGGCATGAAAGTGGGTGAGAGACGCACACTTATAATCCCTCCAGAGCTTGGTTATGGCACCAGAGGGGCAGGGAATGTCATTCCTCCAAATGCAACGCTCCTCTTCGATGTTGAGCTCCTTGGGGTACGGTAAAGAGGGGGGTACGGTAAAGAGGGCCGTAGTACAAGACCCCGGCTATAGCATTTTCTTCTCGAGCATTTTCTTCCCGAGTATTTTCTGCAGTCTTTTCTGCCCGTGTATAAGCAGATCTGGGGGGCGGATGCAGTCGGTCTTATCCTCATATACTCAGAAACCAGCAGCTTTTCGTGCCTTTTCCTCAAGCATTTTCTCTGACCATCCCGTTTCCTTGTAGATAGCCTCTCGCAGTCCCTGCTTGCCCGAGTCGATTCGACGATACACCGCCATTAAACCTTTAATGCTTCGATCATTTACGATTGCCTGCAAGTACATTGACG
Coding sequences within it:
- a CDS encoding SLC13/DASS family transporter; translated protein: MGWSDVKRMLLPVLFLLLPALVASQSDYQFACVLALFVSVILLWFTEVLPLPVTGLLVPVLIALYGLMPPKSAFSSFGSDILFLFIGCFLLGKAMQKHGWDHRMACWMFTRQFATRSSGSLLVVVSAIAWFLSMWISNTATCVMLTPICLGIIQVLEPYFPSAKEQRSFTIRILLSCAFASTMGGLATPIGTPPNLLAIEFLEKQGLYVNFFEWLKVGLPVSLFMILLLHLLLGRLFPVCELELQGVRAHFRQEWEKRGRIRGEELQVAVVFLLAVLFWTLPGLLDSGLGKEHWLTSFFAPFSLSVVGILAAVILFLLPTPDGGTNLAWSDAQDIDWGTILLFGGGISLGTLLDHSGFALEVGNVVLPVGAGLAFTVCISVFLSILLSEFASNTASASVVYPVILATLMQNEFSGMTTMLILMAASFGASFGFMLPVSTPPNAIVFSTQKIPLREMIRAGIYFDICGALMIVGWILLLL
- a CDS encoding single-stranded DNA-binding protein, whose product is MGVNKAILVGRLGKDPEIRYTQSQTPVANFSLATSERRKDPQSGNWLEQTEWHNIVTFGKTAENCSNFLKKGREVYIEGRIQTRKWQDKEGKDRWTTEIIANTVQFLGGRDGAGSESDGGYSRPTDSNESALSSLPSADSLSGSDVSFDDDDIPF
- a CDS encoding DUF177 domain-containing protein; the encoded protein is MGFIEFYLRSRSLITIRITDIPSRGLEVADHLQLTALNSRMNEAPDNDVEFLSAPRFSIRIKPELAGAELQGTIKAHYKQPCGRCLQPIEREISQQLSIVLKEKSKRPGIDRATSSSEWDDDIGIVYFDGEQIDLEEILQESLILSINPFENGHSDCLGIPSYDDNNPDSISDVKPTFGDLLKDLQPSKKKAGG
- a CDS encoding FKBP-type peptidyl-prolyl cis-trans isomerase, with protein sequence MTSEASPNDNPQTIELSEFSATASGLKIRKDVEGAGEEANEREQVQVHYTGWLLNPGNNERGNKFDSSRDRGQPFSFVLGVGQVIRGWDEGVAGMKVGERRTLIIPPELGYGTRGAGNVIPPNATLLFDVELLGVR